AGCTCGTTGCGCGTTCGTAGGCACGTCGCACGTAAAAGTTCAGTTTCGCGTAACCGAGTTGAGTCGAACTCATGTGGCACTCCCGCGCAGATACGGTGCGTATAACGTCTTGTAGTACAGCTCGCTCACGCGCGACCAGTCGTAGGCGCTGATGTCGTTGAGCGCGCGATCTCGACACGCCGACCGCAGCTCGACATCTTCGATCAGCATGGCGGCACAGTCGCTCAATCCGGCCGCATCCTCGATTTGCACGATCGTGCCGTTGCAACGGTGCTGTATTAAGTCGGCTGCCATTCCCACTTGCGTCGACACAAGCGGCACCCCCGTTGCCCAACATTCCAATAGCGCTTTGGGACCGCCCTCGTCGCGCGAGGCGATGATGTACAGATCCAAAGCGCGGTAGTAATCGACGATGTCAAGGTAATTCTGCAGATACGAGTGCGTATAAGGGACGCCGATCGCCTCTAAACCTTGCTTGACATAACCGCGTGCGGGACCAGTCAGCAAAACGTGAAGGTTGGAATAGCGCTCGTGCAGCCGAGCGATCGCATCGAGGAAAACGTCCGGTCCCTTTTCGAGTTTGGGTTCGCGTCCCTCCCCCCAGCCCTTGCCGTCCTTCTGAAAGGAACCGATGCAGATTGCCGATGGCGGAATGCCTAGGCGATCGCGCACGCTCTTACGCTGGGCATCTGTGGGCGGTGAAAAGGTTTCGAGATCGA
The nucleotide sequence above comes from Rubidibacter lacunae KORDI 51-2. Encoded proteins:
- a CDS encoding glycosyltransferase family 4 protein, which gives rise to MTKSKQDVAGAVGSPTATATTIDYIGGGRGNWVLNWETRYIVRGLRAQKLTARPQNIGHTRWGKLGNCWYLLALERHLIRNRILHFCNRYVYLHDALYKRIHPSNTVFLTWFHGNPKFGQANLMELLEQLVKASRHLRGIVVSCKISQQVLVDAGIAPAQIATIPLSIDLETFSPPTDAQRKSVRDRLGIPPSAICIGSFQKDGKGWGEGREPKLEKGPDVFLDAIARLHERYSNLHVLLTGPARGYVKQGLEAIGVPYTHSYLQNYLDIVDYYRALDLYIIASRDEGGPKALLECWATGVPLVSTQVGMAADLIQHRCNGTIVQIEDAAGLSDCAAMLIEDVELRSACRDRALNDISAYDWSRVSELYYKTLYAPYLRGSAT